From the Marinobacter sp. es.048 genome, the window CGCCGGTTCGGTTGCGCAGGCGCTGAAGAATCGTTTCCCGGGAACTCATTGGCCACGCTCCTTCATCCGCTGGTGCAGGGTTTTGGCCGCCAGTTTGGGCGCCGTGCGGTAATCGGTCCAGGCGCCGGCTTTCGAGGGCTGCAACGCCCTGAATTTGCTGGCGGTACCGGTGCCAAATCGGTAAATGCCGGGGCTGGCGTGCATCCAGGCCCAGCCTTTCCAGATCATCGCTTCCATGGAGCTTCGCTTGGCCCCGTGGCCGCGTACCTTGGCCGGATGGAGTTTGTCACCATCCACCGATTCCTGGCGCAGCCGCACCAATAAATCGGGAATGGGGATCTTCACCGGGCAGACCTCACCGCAGGCGCCACACAGGCTGGATGCGCTGGGCAAATGCCGGCCTTCGTCCAGGCCAATCAGGTGCGGCATCAGGATCTTGCCGATGGGACCCGGATAGGTGGTGCCATAGGCATGGCCGCCCACCCGTGTGTACACGGGGCAGTGGTTCATACAGGCGCCGCAGCGGATGCAGCGCAGGGTGTCCAGCAGTTCGTCGTCCTGGTAGATGGACGACCGGCCGTTATCCACCAGCACCAGGTGAACTTCCTCCGGCCCATCCAGCTCCTCGGCCTTGCGCGGGCCAGAGATCATATTGAAATAGGTGGTGATGTGCTGGCCGGTGGCAGAGCGGGTCAAAAGGGCGAGCAGGGCTGAGACGTCTTCCATGCTCGGCACCACCTTCTCGATACCGGTAACGGCGATGTGGCACTTGGGCACGGTGGTGGTCATCCGACCATTGCCTTCGTTCTCAACCAGGCAAAGTGTGCCGGTTTCGGCCACCGCAAAGTTAACCCCGGAAACCCCCACATCAGCGTTCATGAATTTTTCCCGAAGCTGCTGGCGGGCACTGGCAGTGAGGTATTCCACATCGTTGGAGAGATCGGTGCCGGTTTTTTCATGCAATAACTGGGAGATCTCACCGGTATTTTTGTGGATCGCCGGCATGATGATGTGCGATGGGGTCTCATCCGCCAACTGCACGATGTACTCGCCCAGGTCCGATTCCAGGGCCTCAATGCCTTGCTCCTCCAGGTAATGGTTCAGCTCCATTTCCTCGGAGACCATGGATTTGCCCTTGATCACAGTCTTGGCATCCCGGGCTTTGCAGATATCTCGCACGATCCGGCAGGCCTCATCGCCATCCACCGCCCAGTGCACCTTGATGCCGTTTTCGGTCAGCTTTTTCTCAAGCTGCTCCAGCAAGTCTGGCAGATTGGCCAGGGCCCGCAGGCGGACGTTGGCACCGAGATCCCGGAGGGTTTCCAGATCCCAGCCCTCGAACGCCGTCTTGCGCTTGGACATCAGCCCGTCCATGGCGCTGCGAAAGTTCTTGCGGATCTTGGGGTTATGAATGGCCGCCTGAGCCCGCGGGTGAAACTGTTTTACATCGATATGATGGCCAGTGTCTTCGGCTGTCTCACTCATGACTGCTGCCCCCCTTTGCCCTGGGTGCGCGACCACAGGAAGCTGAGAATGTGCTGGCCTTCAACAGGCTTTTGATTCTTCTCGGCGTAGCCGGCAATGTTCATCAGGCAGCCACAATCGGTGGTGACAAACTGCCTGGTGCCGGTATCCACCAACGCGTCCACCTTCTCGCTCACCATGGCCCCGGAAATCTCCGGGTGGCGAACCGCAAAGGTGCCGCCAAAGCCGCAGCATTCCTCGGGCCGGATCTGCTCCACCAGGTTGACGTTCTTCAACTGACCCAGGAGCTTCGGGCCCACTTCTGCTACGCCCATTTCACGGCGCGCGGAGCAGGAGGTGTGCATGGCCACGGTGGTGGGCTCACCCAGGTCTTCCAGCTTGATATGGCAGACGTTGAGCAGAAAATCCGTCAGCTCCCAGACCCGGCCGGCCACCTCGGCGGCTTTCACTTCGTCCGATGTGTCTTTGAACAGGTCCGGGTAGTGCTTGCGCATCATCCCGCCGCAGGAGCCTGAAGGCACAACGATGGGCCAGTCGCCGGGGAAAAGATCGAGCTGGGCTCTGGCAACGGAACGGGCCTGGTCGTGGTAACCGGAGGTGTAGGCGGGCTGGGCACAACAGGTCTGGTCCTGCGGGAACAGCACCTCAATGCCTTCACGCTCCAGCAGCTCCACCCCGGCGATACCTGCATCCGGGTAGAACATGTCCACCAGACAGGTGCCGTAGAAATAGACTTTCGCAGGTTTTGCGGGATAAACCTTGATCGGATCAACCATGTGCGGACGCTCAACGGTTTTTGAATTGTTATCCAGCAATAATAGGGTGGCGAACGCGGTGTTGCCAGACGACTTTATGGGCAGGAAGTGAGAGACAGGCAGGGAAGGCAGAGAGGGCAGTGGCAGTGCGCCACTGCCCGGGGTATTACTTGACGGTCAGGCGCGCGGCATTCTTCTCAACAGTGCGCTCGCCAATGCCTTTCACGTTCGCCAGGTCTGCGGTAACCGCAAAAGGACCATTGGCTTCGCGATAGGCAACAATGGCTTCAGCTTTGCTCTGGCCAATTCCGTTCAGGCTGGCGAGGGTGGTCACGTCTGCGGTGTTGATGTTGATAGCGGCTTCTTCGGCGTAGGCAAAGCCGGTTACCAGACTGAACAGCAGAACAAGGGTAGCGAAAAGCGGTGTGCGCTTCATGAATCAAAGCTCCTGAGACTAGTTTGCGTTATAGGGTTTGTGCCAGGGCGCAAAGCAGCAGAAGCGAAATGTAAGAAGAGAGCAGAAATGTCTGTGGGGGTGGGGAGTGCACGGACAGGACCACAATCCTTGTGATCCCCGAATCCGTGGCTGACCCCTGCCTGTTCCTTCAGGCGTGCGACTCATCCTGAGCGCGTCTTCCCTGGAGTTCTCTTCCCTGAAGTCCTCGTCCTTGAGCCAACGTTCCTTGCTGGCTTGTCATCCCTGACACTGACCATTCTACTGGGGATCGAATTCCTACCTATCGGAGAATCGCTCCGTGGTTTGTGCGATATATCTTACGAATCTGTAAGCTTTTCGGCGGGTTCAATTATGAACCTGAGTTCAGTATTTTCAGGGCCTGAGAGGCAATTTATTGCTCGCTTCGATGGGCGGCAGCCGCCTCGCGGATTCGCTCCATGATGATTTCCCGCACGGCCTTCTGGCTGGCGCGGATATGACGGGTGAGGCGGTCCGCCGCCTCGCTTGCCTGCCCGTTGCGCAGTGCCTCCAGAATCGCGGCATGCTCCACGTAAGTGGCATCAATACGCTCGTCCCGACTGAAGTCCAGACGCCGGACAATCCGCAGCCGGTCAGTGATTTCCCGATGAATTCGTGTCATTTCCCGGTTTCCGGCAGCGGCCACCAGATCGCAGTGAAAGCTCTCGTCCAGCATCCTGACTGTGCTGCCCACCGCGCGTTCGGATGGATGGTCCGGGTTCCAGAGGGCGGTCAGGGTTCGCAGTGCTGCAGGCTCTTCATCCAGGTTGCAGATCTTGTGCACTGCCGCCCGCTCGAGGGTGATGCGCAGGTCATAGAGCTCCTCCACCTGCTGGAAATCGAATGGCTTTACCTGCCAGCCGCTGCGAAACAGCACCTCCACATGGCCCTCCCGCTGCAAACGGTAGAGCGCCTCCCGAACCGGTGTCCGGCTGGCGTTCAGACGGCTTCCTACATCCCCCTCGCTGAATCTGTCGCCGGGGATCAGACGGAACTCGAAGATGTCCTCTTTCAGGGCCGCATAGACCCTGTCGGCTACGGACTCTTTTCGTCTAGGGTTTGCCATTGGCACCGTTTCCCCTCGTGGAGCGCCAGATTGCCCCGGTATGGTCAGGCTCTGGAGGCGATATAGGCGCGCCAGCCACCGAACTCCGTTACGTCCTCTGCGCCCTCGAGGCCGTAGCCCTCGCAAATAAAACCGTTTACCCACCGGCCATCAGCCAGCTCGACGTTGCCTATGCCCAGAGGCGCAGGAATCAGGTCCACAAAGGAGCCAAAGGCCGAGGCGGGCATTTCCCAGACTTCGACAACGATTTCCTGGCCTTCGCCCGGGGCCACACGTTTTAGCCCGGGCTTCGGCGGTGTGGTGTTTGGCAGGGCAAAGAGCCGGTAATTGGCGGACGTTGTGGTTTGCTCAAGCATTACCGAATAGCGCTCGCTGAGCTGCGTGTTCA encodes:
- a CDS encoding LutB/LldF family L-lactate oxidation iron-sulfur protein, coding for MSETAEDTGHHIDVKQFHPRAQAAIHNPKIRKNFRSAMDGLMSKRKTAFEGWDLETLRDLGANVRLRALANLPDLLEQLEKKLTENGIKVHWAVDGDEACRIVRDICKARDAKTVIKGKSMVSEEMELNHYLEEQGIEALESDLGEYIVQLADETPSHIIMPAIHKNTGEISQLLHEKTGTDLSNDVEYLTASARQQLREKFMNADVGVSGVNFAVAETGTLCLVENEGNGRMTTTVPKCHIAVTGIEKVVPSMEDVSALLALLTRSATGQHITTYFNMISGPRKAEELDGPEEVHLVLVDNGRSSIYQDDELLDTLRCIRCGACMNHCPVYTRVGGHAYGTTYPGPIGKILMPHLIGLDEGRHLPSASSLCGACGEVCPVKIPIPDLLVRLRQESVDGDKLHPAKVRGHGAKRSSMEAMIWKGWAWMHASPGIYRFGTGTASKFRALQPSKAGAWTDYRTAPKLAAKTLHQRMKERGQ
- a CDS encoding (Fe-S)-binding protein; its protein translation is MVDPIKVYPAKPAKVYFYGTCLVDMFYPDAGIAGVELLEREGIEVLFPQDQTCCAQPAYTSGYHDQARSVARAQLDLFPGDWPIVVPSGSCGGMMRKHYPDLFKDTSDEVKAAEVAGRVWELTDFLLNVCHIKLEDLGEPTTVAMHTSCSARREMGVAEVGPKLLGQLKNVNLVEQIRPEECCGFGGTFAVRHPEISGAMVSEKVDALVDTGTRQFVTTDCGCLMNIAGYAEKNQKPVEGQHILSFLWSRTQGKGGQQS
- a CDS encoding ComEA family DNA-binding protein; translated protein: MKRTPLFATLVLLFSLVTGFAYAEEAAININTADVTTLASLNGIGQSKAEAIVAYREANGPFAVTADLANVKGIGERTVEKNAARLTVK
- a CDS encoding GntR family transcriptional regulator, with product MANPRRKESVADRVYAALKEDIFEFRLIPGDRFSEGDVGSRLNASRTPVREALYRLQREGHVEVLFRSGWQVKPFDFQQVEELYDLRITLERAAVHKICNLDEEPAALRTLTALWNPDHPSERAVGSTVRMLDESFHCDLVAAAGNREMTRIHREITDRLRIVRRLDFSRDERIDATYVEHAAILEALRNGQASEAADRLTRHIRASQKAVREIIMERIREAAAAHRSEQ